The sequence aatatattagaattaCCGGATCTCCCAGTTTGTTAGACCTTGATGCACACTGATTATCAAAGGTTATCggtttaaaatttattatacCTTGATGCACTGATTATTGGAGTTTAAGAGGATGGTTTTCCCTGATGGGATTGTCATCATTAGAAAGTGATTGATCATTTTGAAACATTTGATTAAGGCGTTGCCACTGACTTcatttattttgttgatgtgcatTGAACTGGTGGAGCCCTATTGTGACTAGCGAAATAGTTAGTAACTTTGTGTTAGGAGAAAGATCATGCCTATGACCGGGTTGGGTGGAAAGTTGAAACTATTTGTATAAGGAATCAGAAGGCATACACATTAATGCAATGCCAAAAAAATTGGAATTGCAATAAGGGGGAAAACTGGAAGTTATGCCTGTATTATAGAGTACTACATGATTACTTAATGACTTATATGTTCTCGTTACTACTGACATTAAAATGACTGattattttatctttatttgaATGACCTGGATTATATATTACCATAATTTTCACTTTCCAGCTTAGGTATGGGCCGAGGATTTATAAGAAAGTCTCTGGGACTGATATTGCTTCGAAGTTCAGTACTGATCGATACCATTTCTGTAAGGAAGACTTCGACTTTGTCTGGGTTCGCACAACAGACTTTTCTGTTATGAAGTCAATTGGACACTCAACGTCATTTTGTTGGGACATGGTTGATGGGTCATTGGCTTATGATATATTATCAAGTTTTCCGAATTACAGAGAAGATAAGATAGATCTAATTCTGGAGGATGGGGAGGAATTTCGCTCTGCATCAGAGATTGTTCCAGTTGTAAAAGGTGGATCGGATTCTAATCTAGCATACAATATCCTTTTCCAGCTTAATTCCCTGGTTCATTGTCAAAAAATTAGTCTCGCTGCAGTAGATATTGATCTGGTTCAGATTTTTGGCAGGCTACCAAATGACACTGCCCTAATGATTTTTCAGAAGTTGCACAAGTTGAAATCTACTTGTTTTGATCCTGTCTCATTTGTAAAGACTCAATTGTTTGTCCTAAATAGAAGTTGTAAGACAGCTCCCTTATCATCTCCAAACAGTTTAACAGATCGGAACATAATGAGCTTCCATAGAGCCTTGATTACCCCATTGAAGATATATTGCTTAGGTCCCGAACTTGAGACCTCGAATTACGTTGTAAAGCACTTCGCATCTTATGCTTCAGACTTCATTAGAGTTACTTTTGTTGAAGAAGACTGGAGCAAACTTCCAGCAAATGCTGTCTCAACAAGCATTCATAAAGGGTTTTTTGCAAAACCTTTTAGGACTACCATCTATCATCGGATATTGTCAGTTCTTCGAGATGGTATTGTTATTGGACCTAAGAGGTTTGAGTTTCTGGCTTTCTCGGCTAGTCAACTCCGGTCCAATTCTGTTTGGATGTTTGCCTCCAATGAGAACGTAAGGGCAAAAGATATCAGAGAATGGATGGGTTGCTACAACAAGATTCGCAGTGTGTCTAAATGTGCTGCTAGGATGGGTCAGCTGTTTAGTTCTTCTTGGCAAACTTTCAACGTACCTGCTCGAGAAGTGGAACTTATTCCTGATATTGAAGTTAATTCTGAGGGCAATAACTACTGCTTCTCCGATGGTATTGGGAAAATTTCTCTTTCGTTTGCCAGGCAAGTTGCTCAGAAGTGTGGATTAAGTCAAACTCCTTCAGCCTTTCAAATTCGATATGGTGGCTATAAAGGTGTTATCGCTGTTGACCGTACTTCCTTCAGGAAACTGTCTCTGCGTAAGAGTATGCTTAAATTTGAATCAGAAAACACGATGCTTAATGTGACTAAATGGAGTGAGTCAATGCCCTCGTATTTGAATAGAGAGATTGTTTCCCTTTTGTCCACCTTAGGAGTGAGTGATGAAACATTTGTGGCATTGCAACAGACACAGTTGGATCTGCTGGGAAATATGTTTACTAGTAGACAGGCAGCTTTGGATGTCTTGGAGGGCTTGGGTTGGGCTAATTCCAGAAACTTCCTGGTGAAGATGTTGCATCAAGGTTATGAGCCTAATCTTGAACCTTATCTCTCAATGATGCTTCAAGCATATCATGAGAATATGCTGTCTGATTTAAGAAGTAGATCTCGTATATATGTCCCAAAAGGCCGCATCCTGGTTGGGTGCTTGGATGAATCTGGTATCCTAAATTATGGCCAAGTTTATGTTCGTGTAACCATGACAGAGGCTGAGCTAAAGGGTGGGGATCAGAGTTTCTTCCAGAGAGTGGATGATACAACATCTATTGTTGTTGGGAAAGTGGTTGTCACTAAAAATCCTTGTCTTCACCCAGGAGATGTCAGAGTCCTTGATGCTATCTATGAAGTGGAGTTAGAGGAGAAGGGTTTGCTGGACTGCCTTGTATTCccacaaaaaggagaaaggtAGGTTATGCTCCAGAAGTTAATTTGCCGTACCTTTTATGGATGAAATTTGTGCTTTAATTTGACGTTGTATCGAGCAGTGCATTGTTTTGCTAATGTTTCCCATTTGGTTTTTAATGATATAGTGAAACCTATTTTTGCCCCTTTGGCACATTATTTTGGCAGTCAGGGAAATCTAGGCCATGAATTGTTATGTTTCACAAGAATCTGGTTTGATTTTGAGCAGTGCAGTTGTTGCTTGGTTGAGTTAACTGTGTGGCCATAGATTGAACTTACTTTGCACCAGACTTCGTTTTTCTTGCTGTTATTATCTGCCAAACTCGACTTTATTGGGAAGCTTTGCTGAGTTTAGGTTGACTACACTGTCAGTATTGTTTTTGCTGTTTATAATCCTGATAAGCAATATGGGCATTCTGTTCatgattttggtttttaatcttttatttCTTGATGAAGTATATGACCGTTGTCATCAGTCCGCTCCTCGTACAAATTTGTGTTTtctatttcagttttttttttttctttttttttttttcactctccATCAGCAGTTAGTCATGAAATCTACTTTCCTGCACCAGTAaagtaaaattttcatttcattcctatCAGATACTGCACTCTCTCATTTCTAGAGAAATAATATATTGTTCTGCCAAAACTTGCGTGGACCTCCATGCAGTTAAAATAACCTTTGATGAGGGAAGAAAAGCATTGTCATTTTTATTGCTGGTGTAGAATATGTGACATGTAAATTGTTTCCACAGGCCTCATCCAAATGAATGCTCGGGTGGTGATCTTGATGGTGACTTATTTTTCATAAGTTGGGATAAAGACCTTGTCCCATGTCGGACTGAGACCCCAATGGACTATATTGCACGAAGGCCTCGTATCATGGATCATGATGTCACTTTAGAGGTAGTTTTTATACTGAGGTAGCTTTCAACTCTTGAATCCCTTTATCATTTCAATACATCTTGCACGTTGCAGGAAATCCACAAGTTCTTTGTTGATTACATGATCAATGATTCTTTGGGTGCGATTTCCACTGCGCATTTAGTTCATGCTGATTGTGAACCGGATAAAGCTGGGAGCAAAAAATGTCTTCAGTTGGCTGACCTCCACTCCATGGCTGTCGACTATGCAAAGACAGGAGCACCAGCTGAGATGCCCAGGGTTTTGAAACCAAGAGAATTCCCTGATTTTATGGAGAGGGCAGACAAACCAATGTACACCTCCTCAAGGGTATTAGGAATACTCTATCGTGCCACACTTCAATCAACGGCGCAAGCTGGATCAAAGATTGCTTTCCATGAGAATACAGCTGAAGGAACTTATGATCATCATCTTGAAGTGGAGGGTTTTAAGGCAttccttgaaattgctcaaggtCATAAGGAGATGTACATCGAGAGAATTAGCGCATTGATGAATTATTACAGTGCAGAGACTGAGGATGAAATACTGACGGGTAATCTGAGAAAGAAGGCAGCGTATCTGCAGCGTGACAACAGGAGATATGGAGAGATGAAGGATCGGATTTTGCTAGCTGTTAAAAGCCTACAAAGAGAGGCGAAAGAGTGGTTCGAGAGTAATTGCAAGCCGGACGAGCGTGAGCAGATGGCCTCAGCATGGTATCATGTAGCTTACCACCCTACTTATAAAAGCGTAAACTGCTTGAGCTTTCCATGGATTGTAGGCGATATTTTGTCGAACATAAAGTATGCGAATAGCAGCAAGATTCATATGTGAAGTTATGAACCACTAAAATGTGTAGTCAGTTAGGAATGTTATGTTTCTTAAAATCCCCTTATATTGACTGTTGAACTGCTGTTGTTAATCAAGGATTGTGTGGAGTTGATATGTGtgtacatgttagatttcaatgaAGATCGACTCTCTTTCCAGTGGAATGATGTCGTTTTACGTCTCTCAATTCCTGTCTTCTTGGCTCGAGCCTTTTGTTATTGATGCGAACAAGTGGTCTTTAGTTAGAGCATCTTCAACCAATCAACCATGTTTCCTAAATGGGGACATACATTTCCCTATTTtattcaaaaatttattttaggagATTCCTACATTTTAATATCAcatctaatatttttaaaatttttatttttaatttcaacTTAATATTTTGGAGAGggaaggaggagagagaggggaTAGGAGGCTCCAATTCTTTGCTTCAATTTTGGCTCCAATCCTCTCCCAAAAGTCATGATTAGGAAAATACGAcattagagtttagggtttaggattaggATTTATGTTTTAGTGTTTAGAGTTTAAGGTTTAGAATTTACGAAACGAAAGGGCGTTAGCCTAGTTGGTTATATCATTGGTTTTTGAGCTACACCAGGAGCAACAATTTTGGAGGTTTACCCACACGGGTTTTGGTCCGGTCTTAAGTATCTGCTGTCGTGGTGCGTGCGGGATGTGACAATCTGGCCCGACGGGATGTGACAGTCAGGCTTGGGTTTAGAACCGGCCCAGGGGTTTCGAAAGGGCCAAGTCAGGGGTTTCCtggtattaaaaaaaaggatttagatttttttcaaaatcaattatattctaacattatgaatatcaaaatactcaataacacattttaattcataatttaacaTACATTTGGTGGAGAATTGGAGCTAAAATTGGAGTAAAGATTGGACCCCCTATCCCGAGAGAGAGGAGCAAGAGGAGAGAGTGTTAacttatatttcattatttcgATAGTGCTACACGTACATAATCTAAATGTCCATAAAGGTCCATAACTGATGTGGCATACTAACTAAGCTTTTGATGACATGTAGAGAGAATAATgtgcatgtgttttttttaacaaaagtaAACCTAGttattcaaaaaaattgatccaattattctATCACATAGCGCTCACATGacatcataattttttattttttttcttaaatgaaactttaaaaaaatttctctcaaaatacttgttaaatttcaagaaaaaaaatttatatatcgGAATCATGATGTAGAACTTTTTCAAATAAGACCCATTGTCAATATATTTTACCTGACCATTCTTAATTATCGCTGGAGCTACTTGGGGCAATGGAGCGGCCCAAACGGTGAAATTTGCCCCACATTCAATGCCAGTGCTTGCTAGAGCAGCTTTTGTACTAGAGCGGGAATTTTTGCACGGGAGCATCCATGGGCGTTGGAGTGGCTTCTTTTAAGTCCAAAACATGTTGAATTAGGCCTCCTTATGCACCACATTCTTGCTTGAGTTCTCCTACATTAGAACACAAAGCAATTCATTTCCATCAAAGAAACATGAGAACTTAAAGAGAATTATGTACAGAAGTGTGGTATAAAACATGCATATCAAATACCCCACATTTATCTTTTGCTTGTATgagtaaaataaaaacaaaaagaagaaaacacacaATAGGTTCCTACTCCTTCATTAATCTCAAAAATTTGTACCACTTAATCACAACCAAAAACAATCTTCTCAAACTTCAAATCGGAGTTGTCAatataatcaaaataaaaaaccttCATATCTATCTCAAAATTACACAAGTGTTTAATCATCACATAACGCTTAGTTTCAACTCCAAACCTCATAGATAATTCACTCAGAACAAAATTCACACTGAATTTGGCTAAGGTAACTCTCTCAAGCGTATGTGGGCGGATTAATATAACAAAGATAACAAAATCCCACATACTAGTTTAGAAGAAGgctcaaaagaaaaataaaattagatcTCGTCAACATATACCACTTACCAAGAACCGTGGATCATATCTCAATTCACCTTTCACATTCAAATCAAGTTATTCTTACGATCAAGTAGGACTTTCCAGACTTGTAACGTAAGGCTAAAGGTAGTAAACATGTAAAAGAAGGGTACGGGGAAGCATAAAATTTCAAAGAGAACCATCAAAGTTTCAATAAAACAATTCAAGCACTTATCAAATTTCAACTCCCAACATATATGGCATATGGCATATAGCTCCTTGAGGGCATGTAATAATAGAATGACCAGGAACATGGCATATGACATATAGCTCTTGTGGAATTATACCCCCATTCATTGCTAGAAgtatgtttaacttgctagcgATAGCAT is a genomic window of Tripterygium wilfordii isolate XIE 37 chromosome 16, ASM1340144v1, whole genome shotgun sequence containing:
- the LOC119981034 gene encoding RNA-dependent RNA polymerase 2, whose amino-acid sequence is MGMAVVERPTVGVYNVPPTAIAEELLRFLESQIGPDSVFAIDIPTDRKNWKPRSYGRVQFASLEAKSKAQSLSLQNKLIFKSKTLKIDETYDDIIARPVLDNHRVDKGVLHVGFMTDKNSLCVVETFKRVRVWVMPERRRVEFWVWQGDECYKLDIMFEDILEADGCCLENAQLDALLLKLRYGPRIYKKVSGTDIASKFSTDRYHFCKEDFDFVWVRTTDFSVMKSIGHSTSFCWDMVDGSLAYDILSSFPNYREDKIDLILEDGEEFRSASEIVPVVKGGSDSNLAYNILFQLNSLVHCQKISLAAVDIDLVQIFGRLPNDTALMIFQKLHKLKSTCFDPVSFVKTQLFVLNRSCKTAPLSSPNSLTDRNIMSFHRALITPLKIYCLGPELETSNYVVKHFASYASDFIRVTFVEEDWSKLPANAVSTSIHKGFFAKPFRTTIYHRILSVLRDGIVIGPKRFEFLAFSASQLRSNSVWMFASNENVRAKDIREWMGCYNKIRSVSKCAARMGQLFSSSWQTFNVPAREVELIPDIEVNSEGNNYCFSDGIGKISLSFARQVAQKCGLSQTPSAFQIRYGGYKGVIAVDRTSFRKLSLRKSMLKFESENTMLNVTKWSESMPSYLNREIVSLLSTLGVSDETFVALQQTQLDLLGNMFTSRQAALDVLEGLGWANSRNFLVKMLHQGYEPNLEPYLSMMLQAYHENMLSDLRSRSRIYVPKGRILVGCLDESGILNYGQVYVRVTMTEAELKGGDQSFFQRVDDTTSIVVGKVVVTKNPCLHPGDVRVLDAIYEVELEEKGLLDCLVFPQKGERPHPNECSGGDLDGDLFFISWDKDLVPCRTETPMDYIARRPRIMDHDVTLEEIHKFFVDYMINDSLGAISTAHLVHADCEPDKAGSKKCLQLADLHSMAVDYAKTGAPAEMPRVLKPREFPDFMERADKPMYTSSRVLGILYRATLQSTAQAGSKIAFHENTAEGTYDHHLEVEGFKAFLEIAQGHKEMYIERISALMNYYSAETEDEILTGNLRKKAAYLQRDNRRYGEMKDRILLAVKSLQREAKEWFESNCKPDEREQMASAWYHVAYHPTYKSVNCLSFPWIVGDILSNIKYANSSKIHM